A genomic window from Silene latifolia isolate original U9 population chromosome Y, ASM4854445v1, whole genome shotgun sequence includes:
- the LOC141628244 gene encoding uncharacterized protein LOC141628244 produces the protein MKREWSDHSPIKVVLDGREGLDGTRMCRFRFEQICVGEDGCEDTIKKTWEEEDWNVVDTIARCARELRKWKGVSIGKIMRDLSRKRKRLEWLNMNERTVENVRERKAVIKDINSLLRQEEIFWRQRSRALWLKEGDRNTKSFHRKAG, from the coding sequence ATGAAACGTGAGTGGTCAGACCATTCACCTATTAAAGTTGTGTTGGATGGCCGTGAGGGGCTTGATGGGACCCGGATGTGTAGGTTCCGTTTTGAACAGATATGCGTGGGGGAGGATGGGTGTGAAGATACTATAAAGAAAACATGGGAGGAAGAGGACTGGAATGTGGTGGATACAATAGCTAGGTGTGCGAGAGAATTGCGAAAATGGAAGGGGGTAAGTATAGGGAAGATTATGAGAGACTTGAGTCGCAAAAGAAAGCGGTTGGAGTGGCTGAATATGAATGAGCGAACTGTGGAAAATGTGCGGGAGAGGAAGGCTGTTATTAAAGACATTAATAGTTTACTTCGACAGGAAGAAATTTTTTGGAGGCAGAGATCAAGGGCATTATGGCTGAAGGAGGGGGATAGAAATACCAAATCTTTTCATCGAAAGGCGGgttag